Part of the Brassica oleracea var. oleracea cultivar TO1000 chromosome C8, BOL, whole genome shotgun sequence genome is shown below.
CTACTTGTGAATCTATTGTCCAAGACTTAACTAAGAAGATGAAACAGTGCCAAGCAGGGCTTGTGAAGTGGTTTGTTTCTCAGTTGCTTTTTATACTGACTCATTGTACAAGAGTTGTCATGTTTCAGAAGGAGACTGAGCCCATTGATGAGAATTCCTTCCGGAAATTTAAGGAATGCTTGGAAAATATCCCTGCTCTGGAAACAAATTGGGTTTCCACTTCTAGAGTTGATGAAGCAGGAAAAAAGTTCAAGAAACAGGACAAAGAATCTTTAGAGTCAGAGGCAACTTTAGGCTTTGGGATAACAGATGATCAAAGCAATAATGCTGCTAGAGAAGGTTATGGAGCTTCTAAACAGGGGTCTCAGTTTAATAGTAAAGTGGTGGAACAAAGATCTTATTTAAGTAATGAGTATCAAGATAATATGCCAAATGATCCTCCTAGGAAAGAGTTAGGTGGATGGGATTCTGTAATATGCCGCATATGCGAGGAAGAAGTTACTCTCTCCCATCTGGAACCACACTCTTACATATGCGCATACGCAGATAAATGTGAAATAAATTGTTTGGATGTTGATGAGCGCCTTTTGAAACTTGAAGAGATACTGGAACAGATCATTGATTCACGAAGTTCAAATTCCTTTCATCCCCAAGCTGGTGGCCTGGAAAACCCGGTCTTGCAGAAATCTGGAGTTGCATCTGAAGGTTGTTCTCCTAAAGTAAATGAATGGCGGAACAAAGGTGTTGAGGGAATGTTTGAGGATCTGCATGAGATGGACACTGCCTTCATAGACGAGTCTAACACATTTCCTATTAACTTGAAGAGCCATGTAGGGGCTAAATTTTGCCATCATGGCACTTCATCATCAACTGGTAGCATCACTTCAGTATCTTCAACAAATACCCCCAGAACAAGCCACTTTGACTCTTATTGGCTAGAGCGGCATAGTCCAGAGCAAGAGGATCTTCAATTGGTTAGCTTTCTGTTTCCACTATGTCTTTCTTATATATTTATTTCCTAATGAGTTTTGCCAGAATTTGGAAATCATTAATGTCTTTAATCAAAAACTGTACACTCAAAATTTTTTGTGGGTACTACTGCTGATGTCATTAATGGGTTGAGAATTTCTCCTCTATTGTTAAAACCTCTATGGGTTTTAGCGAATCCATTGCTTCAAATTTCTTCAGATTCAAATTTGTGTTTACCTGTTTCACTGATTTTAGTATAAAAGAATCTTAATTCATAACTGCTTATATTTTTTCCCATCTTGCAGATGATGGACCTTTCTGATATTGCCCGGTGTGGAGCAAGCACAGATCTCTCGAAAGAGGGTTCCTGTGACTATTTGCTTGCCTGCATGCAAGACATACAAGCTGTCTTGAAGCAGAGCAAGCTCAAAGCACTTGTTATAGATACTTTTGGGGGGAGGATCGAGAAACTTCTCTGGTAAAATTCAATGTGTTATAAAATTCTAGCCATATCTGTAGCGAGAAATATATAATAAAGTATATTAATTTCTGATCTTATCTGCAGCGAGAAATATATGTATGCCTGCGATTTGATTGGTGATAAGAGTTCAACGGGCAATGTAAAAGAGAGTGAAAGTGTCTCGGAGCATGCATCGCAAGGTTCCGCAATGACTACTCCGCACTTTGCGCAGAAAGAAAGGACAAGCATCGATGACTTTGAGATCATCAAACCAATAAGCAGAGGTGCCTTTGGTAAAGTCTTTCTTGCACGTAAAAGAACAACAGGGGACTTTTTTGCAATAAAGGTAGCTGCATTTTATCTTCTTTTTGTTTTTGTTTTGCTTTGTTGTTGTCACCTTCTCCATGTGCTAATCTTATGTTGCTCATATACCAGGTACTCAAGAAGCTGGATATGATAAGGAAAAACGACTTCGAACGGATATTGGAAGAGCGAAATATACTAATAACTGTCAGATACCCTTTTGTGGTAAACATTTCACTTCTTTGCTACTGTCCAACCCATAATACTATTTTCCAAAGGTTGAACACCTGGTCTTATTGATGCAGGTTCGATTTTTTTATTCATTCACCTGCAGTGATAACCTCTACTTGGTAATGGAATATCTTAATGGTGGTGATCTATACTCTCTGCTCCAGAAAGTTGGCTGTCTTGACGATGACATTGCTCGTATTTACATCGCGGAACTGGTTAGTCGAAGGCTTCATATGGGGATGGTTTGTGGGATTCTTAAAGAAACGGTTATCATTTATTTCAGGTTCTTGCATTGGAATACCTCCATTCTCTAAATATTGTGCACCGAGATATTAAGCCTGATAACCTTTTAATAGCTCATGATGGGCACATCAAGGTCTGTTATCTAACCTCTTGCATACCTATTTCTTGCAGTAGAGTGGTCAAATGTTTTTCCTTGATAAAATGAGAGTTCTATTGTGTTCTTACAAATATAGGAAAATNNNNNNNNNNNNNNNNNNNNNNNNNNNNNNNNNNNNNNNNNNNNNNNNNNNNNNNNNNNNNNNNNNNNNNNNNNNNNNNNNNNNNNNNNNNNNNNNNNNNNNNNNNNNNNNNNNNNNNNNNNNNNNNNNNNNNNNNNNNNNNNNNNNNNNNNNNNNNNNNNNNNNNNNNNNNNNNNNNNNNNNNNNNNNNNNNNNNNNNNNNNNNNNNNNNNNNNNNNNNNNNNNNNNNNNNNNNNNNNNNNNNNNNNNNNNNNNNNNNNNNNNNNNNNNNNNNNNNNNNNNNNNNNNNNNNNNNNNNNNNNNNNNNNNNNNNNNNNNNNNNNNNNNNNNNNNNNNNNNNNNNNNNNNNNNNNNNNNNNNNNNNNNNNNNNNNNNNNNNNNNNNNNNNNNNNNNNNNNNNNNNNNNNNNNNNNNNNNNNNNNNNNNNNNNNNNNNNNNNNNNNNNNNNNNNNNNNNNNNNNNNNNNNNNNNNNNNNNNNNNNNNNNNNNNNNNNNNNNNNNNNNNNNNNNNNNNNNNNNNNNNNNNNNNNNNNNNNNNNNNNNNNNNNNNNNNNNNNNNNNNNNNNNNNNNNNNNNNNNNNNNNNNNNNNNNNNNNNNNNNNNNNNNNNNNNNNNNNNNNNNNNNNNNNNNNNNNNNNNNNNNNNNNNNNNNNNNNNNNNNNNNNNNNNNNNNNNNNNNNNNNNNNNNNNNNNNNNNNNNNNNNNNNNNNNNNNNNNNNNNNNNNNNNNNNNNNNNNNNNNNNNNNNNNNNNNNNNNNNNNNNNNTGGTTTCTAAATGCATGCTACAGCAGAAGGATATGTAACATTTCTGGTCTCATTTCCAGGTTAAATCACATCCCTTCTTTCGAGGTGTTGACTGGGAAAATCTTGCTATGCAAAAGGTAAGAACATGACTCCGCACCTGTTTTTCTGTCAAGGCAGATTTGATAGACAAATTATTGTTAGTCGCCTGGTGAAGAGATGGGAAAAACAGAAGTCTTATAAATGATCGAGTTGTTTCCTTGTTCTTGCTTTTTGGCAGGCTGCCTTTGTACCACAGCCTGAGAGTATACATGACACTAGCTATTTTGTATCACGGTTTGGTGAAAAGAGTTGCAGTGATTCTGATACTGACAACGACAATGAATCATATCCAAACTCAGGAGACGAGGTAAAAACATCTAGAAAACTCGCATCCTTTTCTCTCTCAAGTACTTCACTTGCAAACCTCGTATCTAATGCATATCTTGGTTTCGTCTGTTTTTTAAGTTGGATGAATGCACCAATCTGGCCGACTTTGATTCTCCACCTTGCTATCTCTCGTTCATAAACTTTTCTTTCAAGGTAAAATCTCTGCTTCCTCGCTAACGCAGCTAAAAGCAAAGTACGAATCTCAATTTACTTTAGTTGACGTTGTTGGGTAATCTTGGGAAACCTTAGGAATAGGTAACGTTGAGGATTATATTATTCCGTCTTGGGATTAATTATTATCAGCTATAAGATAATGTTAATATTATGTTGCAGAATTTGTCACAATTGGCTTCGATCAATCATGATGTGTTATTGCAAAAGGATCCAGCCAAAGGAGGAGGAGGAGCCTCACCTTTTAATAGCCATGGAACGTAGAGCGTTGCTACAACCGCCAAAGCTGGCTTTATTCCACGGGTTGGTCTGGTTTGCACCTGCTTTGACGTTTGTAGCTGCTGCTGCTGCTGCTGCTACTCTCCCTTTTTTTCTATGCGAGTTCGTTACCTTGAAGGTTTAGGGTAACTATTTATGCAGTTTTGTCATAAAATCATTTGGAATGGTTTCAAATGCAAATCTCAAAACTAATTAATAGTGTGGCAACAAAACTGGCATACCCGCCCACAGCACATATCTATTACATACGCATTTGTATTATTAGATTGGTGTATATTTCAGGGTGATGAAAATAAAAGAGAGTTTCTGGTTACTGAAAATTATGGCACCCCACTTCTCTAACATTTTGTCACAGTCAATGACAAAGGCCTCTTTAGAGGAAATTTCATAATGTTGGGTTAAATAATGCGTAAAAATCGCACAACTGCTTAAACCGATTCGGACATGGAATTCAATTTTTCTGATTTTAGAGGATTATTTTTCACTTAATTTGGCATGGTAATTTTTAATCGAACCTGAAGAATAACAGTGAAAGTAAACAAAATGTACTGAATAATCATAAAATGTTTAATACATTTATCAATATTGTTAAATTGGATCCACTTTTGGGATTCACCTTTGATCTACTTTCAGATATTACAAGTGTCACTTTCTATATGTATGTCTAACAATATTAACTATTATCGATTAAAAAACTATACATACATATTGCAACATCTAATAGTTTTTAACCGGACTTGTTTACATATACATACTAAAATTAATTTGGGAAAAATTCCATATTAATACACATGGTTTTTGTCTGACCGGGAAAATACACAATTTTTTTTCATCTAAAATCCGTGTAGCCAATTTTAGTTTGGCTCGTTAACACCATTACCGATACTGTTAACATCATAAAGTAATAGTTAATCTTATCGTTTACTGTTAAACCATGGTTAATAAACTAACATTTATCTTAAAAAATGTCAATTAGTTTACTCTCTTACTCACCTCCAATAAAAAAAACCTAATTTATAAGAAAAATAGCAATTGATTTTCATTTAAAAACACCTTCTTCATTATGTCGGAATGTTCGCCGTAAGAGTGTATCTTTGAGAAGAACAATGACTTAAGAAAGCCATCGTGATTGTCGTTGTTTGGTTCTGTGAATCATTGAATTGTTTGGTTCTGTGAATCATTGAATTATTTGGTTCTGTGAATCACTCATAATCTTGTTGTTTTTTGTGTTTACAGTGACATCGATGGTGTTTTAAAGATGCACATTGGTTATGGCGGTTCAGTGTCATACAAAAGAGAGAAGTTCTCATACTCGGTGGAATTTATGTTAGAGATTTGGTCGTCGACCCGGATCTTATTACATAGTCAATTTTTGAGGATTTTATAGTAGACAGAGGAATCAAGGGTAAGGTGGAGCAGGTTTGGTATAAAGTAGCCAACGAAGATATATCTACAGCTAGGTCGATATACAAAAACAAAGATGCTAAGATTAAGAAGTTGTGTGAAGAAACAAAAGGTGTTGGTGAAGCTGATTTGTATATTGTCTATGGTCAGAATGCTGACGAAAATAAGAGTGATGATGAAGAGAAGAGTGATGATGAAATTAGAGAAGAAGTTAGTGATGAAGAAGAAACGAATGAGACTTAGATTAGAGAAGAGCAGGAAAAAGCTGTAAATGGTCAACAATCTGAGGATGAAGAACATATTTTGGGTCAAGGAGTTGATCAAGATGTTCGATTCCAAAATATGTTTTCACAGGCTGCACAGACCGAGTGTACACAACCAAACCTTGTTCATGATGAAGAAAGTGAAAGCAATAGTGAAGATGAGGAGATGAATATACAGATTCTTCGGTTGATATAGCTGAGGATGGGCAAATTTTCACAAAGAAGATGGAGAAATAAGAAGAAGAAAAAAGCAACCTCACAAAGAAGCGGTGCAGATTATGATAAGCCTCTATATTTGTGACTAATTCAAACATTTAATAATGGTGATGAGTTCAGAGATCAGCTGCTAAGATATGTCTTGAAGACTAGTTTGACGTCAAGCTTGATAGATAGGAGTCAACAAAACAAGCAGCTATGTGCACCCATGAGAATTGTAAGTGAAGGATATATTGTTCTGTTGAGAAACTAATTTTTAAGTGGCTGGTTAAGGTATATGAAAGCATCCATTGGCATTTGCCAACAGGAAAACTTCAGATAATGAAACAAGGTATTATCACCAAACTGTTCAAATAAGAAGCTAGAAGATGGCCTAAAATAAAAATTACATATATCAAAGATGAGTTGATGCATCAGTACAATGTCTCAATTTTGATATATAAGTGCAGAAAAGCAAGAAGGATTGCCTTAATTATTGTGCTAGAAACACATAAACAACAATTTGCAAAGTTGTGAGATTATGAGGCAGAGTTAAAGCGATCTGGCAACAATTGCACATGAATTATAATAGTTGAGAAGGATGGAAGGCAAGTATTTGATAGGTTCTGTGTGTGCTTTAAACCATTTAGAAGAACTTGGAATAAATTTTTTGCCCTTTGATAGAACTAGATGGTACTTTCTTGAAGTGAGAATTAAAAGGAGAGATATTAGCATATGTAGGGAGAGATGCAGAAAATAAAGATTCATGTTGCTTGGACTATAGCTAGAGGAGAGAACAAAGATTTATGTAGGGAGAGAACAAAGATTCATGTTGCTTGGACTATAGCTAGAGGAGAGAACAAAGATTTATGTAGGGAGAGAACAAAGATTCATGTTGCTTGGACTATAGCTTGGAATAAATATTTATCATGTTGCTTGGACTATAGCTAGAGGAGAGAACAAAGATTCATGGGAGTGGTTTGTTAAAAAATTGCAAGTGAACTTGAATTGGGTTCATGAACTGGATTTACTTTCATTTCAGAGAAACAAAAAGTATGTCTTTTACCTTAATAAATCACCACTTATAGCTTTCCCTTGGAAAATCATGAATATGGTTTCTCGTTGTTCATAACACATTTTCCTTTGCTTTTGGTCTATGTTGTGTCTTTACTTTTCATCTGCGTCAAAAATCATGATATATGGTCAACATTTTATTTTACATCAATGTCAATGAATAGCTTTATAATCTTATAAATGTAAATTATGTCTTCACCTCAGGTTTCAAATAGTGTCGTCTTATAAAACCTTGAATATGTTATATGTATTGTCTTTTTCCAATGTAGTATTCTTGATATGAAAAATATGTACTGGTTATATGCATGTAAAAACAAGCTTAAGGTATTTCAAGAAACTTGATTGGTCTCATTGTTTGATACCGAGGAGTTCCAGGGTCTGCAAGAGGATATCAAACTTAATTGGTCTCATTAATTTCTTTTTCTGTGTGTGTTTTCAGGGTATGGAAATTGCTCTAGCAACAGTTCTCCCAAACGAAGAGCATAGGAACTGTGCTAAGAATGTGTATGCTAATTGGAAGAAGACTTACGTCGATGAAGACAATAGACCTTTCTTCTGGAGGGTGGCTTACAATCGAACAATTTCAGAGTTTGAATCAATGATGGATGAGTTGTGTGTATTTGATAGAGAATTACATGATGACTTAAAGACATCTGATCCTAGCACTTGGTGTCGTGCTTTCTTCTCCACTGTAGCACAATCTGATAACGTCTGCAACAACTTATATGAGAGCTTAAACATGACAATTAAAAAATTCAGAGAGTTGCCTCTGATTCATATGTTGGAAACAATTAGGAGGCAAGCTATGATGTGCGTTTCTTGAAGGTGTGTGAAGGAAAACCAATGTCTACTGGATTTCTCCAAAAAATTAGTTGTTACTTTGGAAGCAGACCGAGAAACAAGCAATCGTTGTACCATATAAATTAGTAGCAATAATTTGTATGAAGTAAGATTATATGGTTTTAGCTTCGAGGTGAGTCTTTGAATAAAAACTTGTATTTGTCGGAAGTGGGACCTCACAGGCATCCCATATTGGCATGCAGTTCGGGTCATCAATGACATCAAATAAGATCCAGCTAAGTAAGTTGTTGTATATTTTATTATATCATGGTGGTTACATTTTTTTTTGATAATGTTAACATTTTTATGCAGTTATGTGATTATTACTACAAGATTCAGGTTTGGATAGAGACTTACAGGAACAACATAAAACCAGTTAATGGAGAATTTTTTGGAGGAAGGCTGGTAAAGACCCCATTGGAGTTACAAGTTTCAGGAAAATGCCCGGACGTCCTAAGAGAAAGAGGATTAAGGCAACACATGAGTTACCTTCAAGACCTAACCGATTGACTCTGATGGCAGAACAATAACATGTGGTAATTGCCAACAGGTTGGACATAACCGAAACACTTGTAAGAATGCCGCTCATGTGGTTCAAAGTCCAAAACATAAACATGGAAGACCGTTTAAAATATTTGTGAGTTATATGATATCTTCTTATCAGATTTGCCACTTATATTAATATGATAGTTTCGTATCTGAATTATTTAACATTATAGGATGAAGAAGAAACAAATCCAAAAAGACCAAAGAGACAGAAGAAAACATAGTTCCAATCTTCCATCAACACACCTGATGTTATATCTTCATGTCCCGAGGCATCTACAAGACCATCTTCGTCGATTTCCACTGATGAAACAACAAGACCACCTGCAACTGATGCATCAAGAAGACCACCTGCAACTGGTCGTGTCCGTGGACGTGGACATGGGCGACCTCTTGGAAAAGGACAAGCACGCAGAGAGGTCATTCCTAGGGGACATGAAGTCTATATAAATCCAATTACTAACAAATTATTTGAAGTTTATGGAGATAGTTCATGATTATAAGCTCTTCTTCTAAAAAATTAGTCTTTTGTTTTACAACTCGAGTTATTATGCTGTCTTTGGATGCTTGTCTTTTGTTTCACAACTCTAGTTATTAACCTTGTTAAGCTTTAGTTATTGTATTGTTTTTGTGTGCATATAGAATTTCAAAATCAAAGAACAAAATCTTATTATAACACGACAAACAACTTATTACTTGCCTTGGACAACACAACCATGCACACACTCTTACAACGAACATTCTGATAGAATGAAGAAGGGGTTTTTTTTAATGAAAATCAACTGTTCTCTTTCTTATAAATTAGAGTTTTTTATTTGGGAGAAATAAGAGAGTAAACTAATCGATATCATTTAAGATAACAGTTAGTTTATTATCCATGGTTTAACACTAAACGACAAGATTAACAGTTACTTTACGGTGTTAATAGTATTGGTAACAGTGTTAACGAGCCAAACTACATGGTCTTTAGTTGGTGTTTTAAATGAAAAAAAATTGTGTATTGTGTATTTTTTTGCCAGTCTAAAAATCTGCGTATTAAGTTGGAAATAGTAAATAAAGTTGTTTATTAATATGAAAATTTCCCAGTTAATTTTGCCTTTAAAATTCTAAATATACATATAGTTGATATATTTAATAGTTGTCTATTTTATAACTTATACTAATCATTTGAAAAGTTTGGCTTACCGGCTCTTATAGTATTATTGTGTATTAGTGAAATTAGTTTTTTATATTACATGTCCTAAAACATAATAACAATGATATATTTTTACACTAATATCTAAAAAAAATCATCAACGATATTGCATATTCTTATTAAATACATAGTGTCACCATCACTATTAATCAGCATGATCGATCATACAATATAATTATAACATATAATTCCATATTTATGTTTAGATAGTAGTTTAAAAAAAGATTATATATATATATATATTATGGTATAGTTGTGATTCACATACATATAAAATGTTGAAGTATAACTTTAAACCCTATGTTACAAAACCCTAAAATCCAAAACAATTTTTGAAAAACAATATTCAAGATTTTACCAAATATTCTACGGGATCTTTTATATTAAAATTGGTTCGTCTATTAATAAACTCTCTTTTGAATATATATATATATAGAAACTATCATACCAAATAAGTTATACGATTTTTGAATGTCTTAATAACGGATCTATTAATGGTCAGATTTTTTTATCTACAAACAACCAACCTCTTATACACACCCCTATATATTTGTATATATAATTTATGAAAGCAGGAACCTAATCGTTGCTGTATAATACAACATATCCAAAATATATTCTATTCTGTATATATCAGAAAATATTATACATAAAGCTCAAACAAATATAACTACATAATATATGCATATCTTAAACTAAATTTTCATGATTAATACACAATAAATTCATCGTTTAACCTATATCTTCTACCACTATAAATACCACCAATCTACCCCATCAAATACTAACACAAATTTCTTAAATGTTTGGTGTGAGAATGGAGGTCCCAAAAAATATAATATATATTTCTAATGTTAAACCATTTAAGACAAGTGGGTTTATCCAAGTCAAGATCATTCACACTTGGAAACATTTCAACGCACAATTTGATGAATCATTAGAAATCATAATCACCGACGAAAAAGTAATTTGACGTAAAATTAATATGATATTTTTTAAATGTCTTGCTATTAATATTGTTATAAATATTTAATGCAAGGTTCCTAATCCATGCAACATGTTGGAATAATTTAAAAAAATTGGGGAAGGTTCACATTTTTGGTTAATGGAAGAACATAAAGCATTTCACCCTAAGTCCTACATTGAGTCTATATAGACCAACAAATAATGTTTACAAAATATCTTTTATAAGCCACACCACCATTAATTCAGTGGATATAGTTAATGATGATATGTATATCTCGGTAGTTGATTGTGACACTGTTATGAGGGGTTCTCTTCTTGATTTGTAAGTT
Proteins encoded:
- the LOC106311996 gene encoding probable serine/threonine protein kinase IRE4 (The sequence of the model RefSeq protein was modified relative to this genomic sequence to represent the inferred CDS: added 420 bases not found in genome assembly), encoding MAAENRKDRGLSSEVSIPSGLNRIKTRLAPSGLKPDESAVTVPKPPPPFNNRKPKSIAPRSEYGKTTSKQEHNKGKKLSRWLASYKPKYSVNIHKDYGCSTSEDAKSKVNNSRKDEETMVKLSETNLSSCKVPAIGIKSFSHELGPRGGVQTCHPRPHSYNDLKELLGSLHSRFDVAKEIVDKKLDDFVIDVEENMEKMDPSCPQDRETAEELLKLAQTCIEMTSAQLRATCESIVQDLTKKMKQCQAGLVKWFVSQLLFILTHCTRVVMFQKETEPIDENSFRKFKECLENIPALETNWVSTSRVDEAGKKFKKQDKESLESEATLGFGITDDQSNNAAREGYGASKQGSQFNSKVVEQRSYLSNEYQDNMPNDPPRKELGGWDSVICRICEEEVTLSHLEPHSYICAYADKCEINCLDVDERLLKLEEILEQIIDSRSSNSFHPQAGGLENPVLQKSGVASEGCSPKVNEWRNKGVEGMFEDLHEMDTAFIDESNTFPINLKSHVGAKFCHHGTSSSTGSITSVSSTNTPRTSHFDSYWLERHSPEQEDLQLMMDLSDIARCGASTDLSKEGSCDYLLACMQDIQAVLKQSKLKALVIDTFGGRIEKLLCEKYMYACDLIGDKSSTGNVKESESVSEHASQGSAMTTPHFAQKERTSIDDFEIIKPISRGAFGKVFLARKRTTGDFFAIKVLKKLDMIRKNDFERILEERNILITVRYPFVVRFFYSFTCSDNLYLVMEYLNGGDLYSLLQKVGCLDDDIARIYIAELVLALEYLHSLNIVHRDIKPDNLLIAHDGHIKLTDFGLSKIGLINNTIDLSGPESDASPRKSSRHFQKSKEEERIRHSAVGTPDYLAPEILLGTEHGYAADWWSVGIILFELITGIPPFTAARPEIIFDNILNGKMPWPDVPGQMSYEAQDLINRFLVHEPEKRLGANGAAEVKSHPFFRGVDWENLAMQKAAFVPQPESIHDTSYFVSRFGEKSCSDSDTDNDNESYPNSGDELDECTNLADFDSPPCYLSFINFSFKNLSQLASINHDVLLQKDPAKGGGGASPFNSHGT